A part of Streptomyces sp. SLBN-31 genomic DNA contains:
- the argS gene encoding arginine--tRNA ligase encodes MASVTSLSDSVQQQLASALSATLPEAAGADPLLRRSDRADFQANGILALAKKAKANPRELATQVVSRVATGDELIKDVEVSGPGFLNLTIADRAITENLAARYADGDRLGVPLKENAGITVIDYAQPNVAKEMHVGHLRSAVIGDALRGMLDFTGEKTIGRHHIGDWGTQFGMLIQYLFENPGELAPAADVDGEQAMSNLNRVYKASRAVFDADEEFKERARKRVVALQSGDKETLELWQQFVDESKVYFYSVFEKLDMEIRDDEIVGESAYNDGMPETARLLEEMGVAVRSEGALVVFFDDIRGKDDQPVPLIVQKADGGFGYAASDLTAIRNRVSDLHATSLIYVVDVRQSLHFKMVFEAARRAGWLTDDVTAHNMGYGTVLGADGKPFKTREGETVRLEDLLDEAVQRAAEVVREKAQDLTEDEIQERAAQVGIGAVKYADLSTSPNRDYKFDLDQMVSLNGDTSVYLQYAYARIQSILRKAGETKPAAHPELELASAERALGLHLDAFGDTVFEAAAEYAPHKLAAYLYQLASHYTSFYDKCPVLKAETPAQVENRLFLCDMTARTLHQGMALLGIRTPERL; translated from the coding sequence ATGGCCTCGGTCACGTCCCTCAGCGACTCCGTCCAGCAGCAGCTCGCGTCCGCCCTCTCGGCCACCCTGCCGGAGGCCGCCGGTGCGGACCCGCTGCTGCGACGCAGTGACCGGGCCGACTTCCAGGCCAACGGCATCCTGGCGCTCGCCAAGAAGGCGAAGGCGAACCCGCGGGAGCTGGCGACGCAGGTCGTCTCCCGGGTGGCGACCGGCGACGAGCTGATCAAGGACGTCGAGGTGTCCGGCCCCGGCTTCCTGAACCTCACGATCGCCGACCGGGCGATCACCGAGAACCTCGCCGCCCGGTACGCGGACGGCGACCGGCTCGGTGTGCCGCTGAAGGAGAACGCGGGCATCACGGTCATCGACTACGCCCAGCCGAACGTGGCGAAGGAGATGCACGTCGGTCACCTGCGCTCCGCGGTCATCGGCGACGCGCTGCGCGGCATGCTCGACTTCACCGGCGAGAAGACGATCGGCCGGCATCACATCGGCGACTGGGGCACCCAGTTCGGCATGCTCATCCAGTACCTGTTCGAGAATCCCGGCGAGCTGGCCCCGGCGGCCGACGTCGACGGCGAGCAGGCGATGAGCAACCTCAACCGGGTGTACAAGGCCTCGCGTGCCGTCTTCGACGCGGACGAGGAGTTCAAGGAGCGGGCGAGGAAGCGGGTCGTCGCCCTGCAGTCCGGCGACAAGGAGACCCTGGAACTCTGGCAGCAGTTCGTGGACGAGTCGAAGGTCTACTTCTACTCCGTCTTCGAGAAGCTGGACATGGAGATCCGCGACGACGAGATCGTCGGCGAGTCTGCGTACAACGACGGCATGCCGGAGACCGCCCGCCTCCTGGAGGAGATGGGTGTCGCGGTGCGCTCCGAGGGCGCGCTCGTCGTGTTCTTCGACGACATCCGCGGCAAGGACGACCAGCCGGTGCCGCTGATCGTGCAGAAGGCGGACGGCGGCTTCGGCTACGCGGCCTCCGACCTGACGGCGATCCGCAACCGGGTGTCCGACCTGCACGCCACCTCGCTGATCTACGTCGTGGACGTACGCCAGTCGCTGCACTTCAAGATGGTCTTCGAGGCGGCCCGGCGGGCCGGCTGGCTGACCGACGACGTCACCGCGCACAACATGGGCTACGGCACGGTGCTCGGCGCGGACGGCAAGCCGTTCAAGACGCGTGAGGGTGAGACGGTCCGGCTGGAGGACCTGCTGGACGAGGCGGTGCAGCGGGCCGCCGAGGTCGTCCGGGAGAAGGCGCAGGACCTCACCGAGGACGAGATCCAGGAGCGGGCCGCGCAGGTCGGCATCGGCGCCGTGAAGTACGCGGACCTGTCCACGTCCCCCAACCGGGACTACAAGTTCGACCTGGACCAGATGGTCTCGCTGAACGGCGACACGTCCGTCTACCTCCAGTACGCGTACGCCCGTATCCAGTCGATCCTGCGCAAGGCGGGCGAGACGAAGCCGGCCGCGCACCCGGAGCTGGAACTGGCGTCGGCGGAGCGGGCGTTGGGTCTGCACCTGGACGCGTTCGGCGACACGGTCTTCGAGGCGGCGGCGGAGTACGCCCCGCACAAGCTGGCGGCGTACCTGTACCAACTGGCGTCCCACTACACGTCGTTCTACGACAAATGCCCGGTCCTCAAGGCCGAGACCCCGGCGCAGGTGGAGAACCGTCTGTTCCTGTGCGACATGACGGCCCGCACCCTGCACCAGGGCATGGCCCTGCTGGGCATCAGGACGCCCGAGCGGCTCTGA